In Gemmatimonadales bacterium, the following proteins share a genomic window:
- the aroB gene encoding 3-dehydroquinate synthase yields the protein MTGGPVLVSHALGRYPVYVEPGALARLEELVAEHLAGRRTALVADNTVFELLHGGRLARSPWGGEVLTFPAGEASKSREQWSRLTDELLQRGFGRDSALVALGGGVAGDLAGFVAATYMRGVPYLQAPTTLLAMLDASVGGKTGVDTPEGKNLVGAFHPPVAVVADPRVLRTLPLREYRSGLAEAVKHGLIADPEYFGWMDRETAALLARDEAVLTRLVRGSVAIKAEVVSGDERDAGRRAILNAGHTVAHALEQATGYGLPHGEAVALGLLAECELAERLGLAGEGIRARVATLLGRLGLPVRLSVRVPPERLLAAMGSDKKNRARQVRFALPTSIGHMDEGEGWTRPAPEAIVRQALQVIL from the coding sequence GTGACCGGCGGACCGGTACTGGTGAGCCACGCGCTGGGCCGCTACCCGGTCTACGTCGAGCCCGGCGCCCTGGCTCGGCTGGAGGAGCTGGTGGCCGAGCACCTGGCCGGCCGGCGGACGGCCCTCGTCGCGGACAACACGGTATTCGAGCTGCTGCACGGAGGCAGACTGGCGCGTTCGCCGTGGGGCGGCGAGGTGCTGACCTTCCCAGCCGGCGAGGCATCGAAAAGCCGGGAACAATGGAGCCGCCTGACCGATGAGCTGCTGCAGCGCGGGTTCGGCCGGGACAGCGCACTCGTCGCGCTGGGCGGAGGCGTCGCGGGCGACCTGGCCGGCTTCGTCGCGGCCACCTACATGCGCGGCGTACCGTATCTCCAGGCGCCCACTACGCTGCTCGCCATGCTGGACGCGTCGGTCGGCGGCAAGACGGGGGTGGATACGCCGGAGGGAAAGAACCTGGTAGGCGCCTTCCATCCGCCAGTGGCGGTGGTGGCGGATCCCCGCGTGCTTCGCACCCTCCCACTGCGGGAGTACCGGAGCGGCCTCGCGGAAGCCGTGAAGCACGGACTGATCGCCGATCCCGAGTACTTCGGGTGGATGGACCGCGAGACGGCGGCGCTGCTCGCGCGGGACGAGGCTGTCCTCACCCGGCTGGTGCGCGGAAGCGTGGCGATCAAGGCCGAGGTGGTGAGCGGGGACGAGCGCGACGCGGGCCGGCGGGCCATCTTGAACGCCGGGCATACCGTGGCCCACGCGCTGGAACAGGCCACCGGATACGGCCTGCCCCACGGCGAGGCCGTGGCGCTGGGTCTGCTGGCCGAGTGCGAGCTGGCCGAGCGACTCGGACTGGCCGGAGAGGGCATCCGCGCGCGGGTGGCGACGTTGCTGGGGAGGTTGGGGCTCCCGGTCCGGCTTTCGGTTCGGGTGCCGCCGGAGCGGCTGCTGGCGGCCATGGGCAGCGACAAGAAGAATCGGGCCCGCCAGGTCCGGTTCGCCTTACCCACATCAATCGGCCACATGGATGAGGGCGAGGGGTGGACCCGGCCGGCTCCGGAAGCGATCGTGAGACAGGCACTTCAGGTCATTCTTTAA
- a CDS encoding NAD(P)/FAD-dependent oxidoreductase produces MAEQELRDISIIGGGPTGLFAAFYAGMRGASARIIDALPALGGQLMALYPEKYIFDVAGFPKILAKDLVRDMAAQGLQFGATTHMGEVVTGLRRVEDGNGGHFVLETDGGDYPSRTIVIAAGIGAFEARRLGIEGEDAFEEKGVYFKVLDPKQFEGRRVLLVGGGDSAFDWAVNLQGVADSIMLIHRRDGFRAHAATINQVQELSREGRCDLRTFWEVKKIEGNGRVERVTLFNNKTKEEETLELDAIIPLLGFHSDLGAIKEWGLDTEKADIKVNQLMETNVPGIYAAGDITSYPGKLKLIATGASEACIAVNNAVHFINPKAKVNPGHSSNLAIFGQKDD; encoded by the coding sequence GTGGCCGAGCAGGAGCTGAGAGACATTTCGATCATCGGAGGGGGACCCACCGGGCTCTTCGCCGCCTTCTACGCCGGGATGCGGGGTGCCTCGGCCCGGATCATCGATGCCTTGCCCGCGCTGGGCGGTCAATTGATGGCGCTCTATCCGGAGAAGTACATCTTCGACGTGGCCGGCTTTCCCAAGATCCTGGCCAAGGACCTGGTGCGCGACATGGCCGCTCAGGGACTTCAGTTCGGCGCGACCACCCACATGGGTGAGGTGGTGACCGGTCTCCGCCGGGTGGAGGATGGGAACGGCGGCCACTTCGTGCTGGAGACCGACGGGGGCGACTATCCCTCGCGCACCATCGTCATCGCGGCCGGGATCGGCGCGTTCGAGGCGCGACGGCTGGGCATCGAGGGCGAGGATGCCTTCGAGGAGAAGGGCGTCTATTTCAAGGTCCTCGACCCGAAGCAGTTCGAGGGCCGGCGGGTGCTCCTGGTGGGCGGCGGCGACTCGGCCTTCGACTGGGCGGTCAACCTGCAGGGCGTGGCCGATTCGATCATGCTGATTCACCGGCGGGACGGCTTCCGGGCACACGCCGCCACCATCAACCAGGTCCAGGAGCTGAGCCGGGAGGGCCGCTGCGATCTCCGCACCTTCTGGGAGGTGAAGAAGATCGAGGGCAACGGCCGGGTGGAGCGGGTCACCCTCTTCAACAACAAGACCAAGGAAGAGGAGACCCTGGAGCTCGACGCCATCATCCCGCTCCTCGGCTTCCATTCCGACCTGGGCGCGATCAAGGAGTGGGGACTCGACACCGAGAAGGCCGACATCAAAGTCAACCAGCTCATGGAGACCAACGTCCCCGGCATCTACGCCGCCGGCGACATCACCAGCTATCCCGGCAAGCTGAAGCTGATCGCCACCGGGGCGTCGGAGGCGTGCATTGCAGTGAACAACGCGGTGCACTTCATCAATCCGAAGGCCAAGGTCAACCCGGGGCACTCTTCCAACCTGGCGATCTTCGGGCAGAAGGACGACTAG
- a CDS encoding histidine phosphatase family protein translates to MLLLIIRHADAGERDPAKWPDDSQRPLSDKGRKVHRRVSRALKRLDLIPELVLTSPWLRAAETADILASELELQQKPVPVTALADSPDLSRLADDLGDPGRNTIVAMVGHSPWMEELGAILLGGSATGVRIDFPKSGVLGLDLAELAPAAGELRFLLRPKML, encoded by the coding sequence ATGCTGCTGCTGATCATCCGCCACGCCGACGCGGGAGAGCGCGATCCGGCAAAATGGCCCGACGACTCCCAACGACCGCTGAGCGACAAGGGACGCAAGGTCCACCGCCGGGTGAGCCGGGCACTTAAGCGTCTCGATCTGATTCCGGAGCTGGTCCTCACCAGTCCTTGGCTCCGGGCGGCGGAGACCGCCGACATCCTCGCGAGCGAGCTGGAGCTCCAGCAGAAACCGGTTCCCGTCACCGCCCTGGCCGACTCGCCTGACCTGAGCCGGCTGGCCGACGACCTGGGCGACCCAGGGCGGAACACGATCGTGGCGATGGTGGGACACTCGCCCTGGATGGAGGAGCTGGGGGCCATCCTGCTGGGCGGCAGCGCCACCGGCGTGCGGATCGACTTTCCCAAGAGTGGCGTGCTGGGCCTCGACCTGGCGGAGCTCGCTCCCGCCGCGGGCGAGCTCCGCTTCCTGCTCCGGCCGAAGATGCTGTAG
- a CDS encoding cob(I)yrinic acid a,c-diamide adenosyltransferase, giving the protein MKIYTRTGDQGETGLFGGGRVPKDHPRVAAYGDVDELNSAVGLARATAPVELFDPLLQSVQRDLFSIAAHLATPDPEKVAKALEKAELSEARVAEFERAMDAADQELPPLRAFVLPAGSPKAAALHLARTVCRRAERSVVQLGREAVVPALFVVYLNRLSDLLFTLARLANRREGREDETW; this is encoded by the coding sequence GTGAAGATCTACACCAGGACCGGAGACCAGGGCGAGACCGGCCTCTTCGGCGGCGGTCGGGTGCCCAAGGATCACCCGCGAGTCGCGGCGTACGGCGACGTCGACGAGCTCAACTCCGCCGTCGGCCTGGCCCGGGCCACCGCACCGGTCGAGCTGTTCGATCCCCTGCTCCAGTCGGTGCAGCGGGACCTCTTCTCCATCGCGGCCCACCTGGCGACACCCGATCCGGAGAAGGTGGCCAAGGCGCTGGAGAAGGCGGAGCTCTCGGAGGCGCGGGTAGCGGAGTTCGAGCGGGCGATGGATGCGGCCGACCAGGAGCTCCCGCCGCTCCGCGCCTTCGTGCTGCCCGCCGGCTCGCCCAAGGCCGCGGCGCTCCACCTGGCGCGCACCGTCTGCCGCCGCGCCGAGCGGAGCGTGGTGCAATTGGGACGGGAGGCGGTGGTCCCCGCGCTCTTCGTGGTCTACCTGAACCGACTCTCGGATCTGCTGTTCACCCTGGCTCGGCTGGCCAATCGCCGCGAGGGGCGGGAGGACGAGACCTGGTGA